In a single window of the Neodiprion virginianus isolate iyNeoVirg1 chromosome 1, iyNeoVirg1.1, whole genome shotgun sequence genome:
- the LOC124297205 gene encoding protein atonal-like, whose protein sequence is MELQEMFRYGYLFPPQEDVLATYLELPSYTYIKEKNGLPPVSTLGALSTSQCLAYDHNSDGWHTPSPAASLRSISPATTSVSSESETCASQQDKKYKTLLVPAKNPTTMTNDLLERSVTRIETDKMSSSRQSVVSTSSGGLSDRMDLEESDAEDSDMEQESCSEPARRGKDVSTTVVRKRRLAANARERRRMQNLNKAFDRLRTYLPSLGNDRQLSKYETLQMAQSYITALYDLLQ, encoded by the coding sequence ATGGAATTGCAAGAAATGTTCCGATACGGATACCTCTTCCCACCCCAGGAAGACGTCCTCGCGACTTACCTCGAGCTTCCAAGCTACACGTACATCAAGGAGAAGAACGGATTGCCACCGGTGAGCACCCTCGGCGCATTATCGACGTCTCAGTGTCTCGCCTACGACCACAACAGCGACGGTTGGCACACACCGAGTCCAGCGGCGAGTCTGAGGTCCATAAGCCCGGCCACGACATCGGTATCCTCGGAATCGGAGACGTGCGCCTCGCAGCAGGACAAGAAGTACAAGACGTTGTTGGTTCCGGCTAAAAATCCTACGACCATGACGAACGATCTGCTCGAAAGATCCGTGACGAGAATTGAAACGGACAAGATGTCGTCCTCGAGGCAGAGCGTCGTGAGCACCAGCAGTGGCGGTCTTTCGGACAGGATGGACCTCGAGGAGAGCGACGCCGAGGACAGCGACATGGAACAAGAGTCCTGCAGCGAGCCTGCAAGGAGAGGAAAGGACGTTAGCACGACGGTTGTTCGTAAGAGAAGACTCGCGGCGAATGCCAGGGAGCGACGCCGGATGCAGAACCTCAACAAGGCCTTCGACAGACTTCGCACCTATCTTCCGTCTCTCGGAAATGACAGGCAACTCTCCAAGTACGAGACCCTGCAGATGGCCCAATCGTACATAACCGCGCTCTACGACTTGCTTCAATAG